Part of the Neosynechococcus sphagnicola sy1 genome is shown below.
CTTTCTTTTTCACTGGGGTGAAGCGTTTTTTTAGGGTAATTTGAAGCCTCTGGAGCATCCGAGCGGTGGTTGAGCGTCCTATCCTGACCCCAGTTGCTTGCTCCAGTTGATCGCGAAGCTCCTCTAGGGTGGCATCATTATTGGCTTCTACAAGCTGTTTTAAAACTTGGAGTTGAGGTTCATTAAGTTTAGTGGGGGTTTGGAGCGTGCGAACTTTAGGGGCAATGTCCCCACTCTGTCGATATTGCTTGAGCAGTTTGTAGATGAAGCTTAAGGCGACTCGAAAGCGCTTCGCTAGCTTTCGTTGAGAGATGCTCTCGCTGTTGTAGGTGTCGATAATTTTCTGGCGTAGATCGACCGAATAGGCTTTCATGGCAAGGAGGTGTATCGGTTCTAAATATTTTACCTCCTACCTTCTCTCTATGATTGTATCCCACTGGAGTGGGAATGGCTATATGATAAACCGACGACTATAAAACTGATAACCATAGTAGGCATAAAGTAACTGTTTGAAGGGAATAAATTTTCCCTCGCCATAACAAGAAGGCGATCAAGTTTTATGCTGTTATCAACACTATTTCCAAGAAAGCCATCTAAATTTAAAAGCTCCCTTCCTTGAACTGCTTTCACCTTGTCAACTATGTTAAACCACACAAGCATCCATATAAAGTAGAAGAGTGTTATTGAGACTTGAATAAGTGAACTTCGGAAATTTAATAAGAAACTGCCACGGACTATATTTGCCTTTAAGGCTGCTTTTATAATCTCAGTTAAATCTGATCCCCATGTCTTTTCAGTACACCTAATAGAATAGTTGACTTTAGGTACTTCCAAGTCAGTGTTAGAGAGTAAACTCAAGATCAGCGACCTATGCTTTTTTCTTTTCTTTCCGTAATCGGTATTTGCAAAAACAGATATTTCTTGTCTTTCTGGAGGTTTTCCTTTACTAAAGGTGACTAAATAACTCCAAGTAAAATTGAATCCAGTGCAGACAACAGATCTCGTCTCTTGATGGCTTATTAGGTTGCCAATTGTGTTGAACATGATTGACGAATCATCATCAAAAAACAGTTCAGCTTTGAATTCAAGTAAAAGAGCATCATGTTGACGAATGACTCTATTATCAATTTTGGAGTAAAGATCCTGTAAGTTTGTAACATTGACTTCAAATGCGCCTTCAACATATCCTTCAATCTGCTCTGGCTTACCTAACAACCCAACCATGAAATCTTTAAAGGAGTTCTCATTCAGACCAAACGTGATTGAGTCCTCTGCAAAAATCATTGGTACTGGTTGTATCTCTTGATTATCTTCCATATGCCTCATTGAAATTTGACTGAATACTCTACTCGCCAGTTTAGTTGATTTGCTTTACGGCTCTCCATTGAGAACTTACTATGGATACAAGGGTGACCTAACGACCAAGATAAGCGGCGGCAGATAAATTTTGCGTCTTCACCAAGATCTATCGACCGTCCGCTTCATCGACTTGTTAGCTGGCTGACATCTGACATTGTTTCAATTTCTAAGATTCGTCTTCCGATCCATTCGCTAATTGCAGGGACGACGGCGTTGCCAAGGAGTCTCCCTCGACGACCGTCCATCCGGGAGGAAACCCCATAAGCCTCTCCCACTCTGTCCACGTCAAGTTTCTCGCCACAGAGTATTGGTCGGTCTGAATGGCCTCCTTGATGTCCTCCAGTTTGGGCACGTAACGTGGGGCAGATGCTCTTTGCCATGGTATACCCGAAGCCGCCGCGACGTTGTACCACAAGCGGATTGTCTCCGAGAGTGCCTTGACGAAAATTGGGTCTAGTTTGCGTTTTGCTCGATTCTCTCGACGAAGTATCCCCAGACAATTCGCGACTGTCAGCAAAGAAGTGATAGGCACGTTCCGATCTAAAACTTGCGACAAAGAAGACTCTGTCTCGATTGTGGGGTAAGCCCGAATGGACAGCGT
Proteins encoded:
- a CDS encoding helix-turn-helix domain-containing protein, with the translated sequence MKAYSVDLRQKIIDTYNSESISQRKLAKRFRVALSFIYKLLKQYRQSGDIAPKVRTLQTPTKLNEPQLQVLKQLVEANNDATLEELRDQLEQATGVRIGRSTTARMLQRLQITLKKRFTPVKKK
- a CDS encoding DNA cytosine methyltransferase encodes the protein MRVSSFFAGIGGFDLGFERAGMNVVFQCEIDPFCQKILKRHWPHIPLHEDITTLNPATIPTSDLWCAGWPCQDLSTANTDRTGLAGKRSGLFFTFMDLVREIHPAWLVMENVPGLLSAEQGTALETVIDTLEENGYLGGWVSCNAVHSGLPHNRDRVFFVASFRSERAYHFFADSRELSGDTSSRESSKTQTRPNFRQGTLGDNPLVVQRRGGFGYTMAKSICPTLRAQTGGHQGGHSDRPILCGEKLDVDRVGEAYGVSSRMDGRRGRLLGNAVVPAISEWIGRRILEIETMSDVSQLTSR